From one Streptomyces sp. SCSIO 30461 genomic stretch:
- a CDS encoding FtsK/SpoIIIE domain-containing protein, translating into MTATTAAKKRKQADSGPVLDWSAGHGPVTGALSATTGALAIATTGAATGMPPLWAMAVGAAGALGHTVAGLKVRNAGRTLAFKAASWLVGAGWTTWAMTTGPLSWAALGSLATIGVGMGAGARSVALYEEAREEEALAAERRQIAQEMSAERRQIAAEWVERIRRICTITVRVLAVEMWETGNGYSLDLEPQGGTTYDRIAQHSAALSADAKLPHGCTAAVGPGAHQGRAIVDVTTRNVLAEARTYPEDYTPLSILTGIPWGFRTNGDDVLAYLREQCALVVGPTGSGKTNMLHTILAGLARAEDVLTWVIDLNAGSAGLPWVRPALAGELKQGDGNPVRPGVDWLAGTYEEALKLLDAAIAIGLARKRGYQELMAKHDTDLLPVSAKIPQIMLVIDEGAEILVSTDRRMKELAKRILEFIRMHRSMGGRTIITALGATGSVLGNLMIRREAKVRVALTGGETEGMDLSKMFPGRRGLRVDQAPFKGAGFMGTPESPGALFKAWRIKPSQIRDITIATSDRRPRLDAVSVNAAGADYARRWDAERTTWMRDLTPEATGTEQSAPGAGGGLNLSAHRTDRAGKAGGDDDLLRRFREEIDAQFATAPDPDAWPASAGLNLSALRKEPEQDSPAQRAALAVLLAAGPDGTGASAIARALTDEFGTTRQTVVGWLKTWADDGTAVRIGQGTKARYVHRDHTPEPPPGE; encoded by the coding sequence ACCGTGGCCGGGCTGAAGGTCCGCAACGCGGGCCGCACCCTCGCCTTCAAGGCCGCATCCTGGCTGGTCGGCGCAGGGTGGACCACATGGGCCATGACCACCGGCCCCCTGTCCTGGGCCGCGCTCGGTTCGCTGGCCACGATCGGCGTCGGCATGGGTGCCGGCGCCCGCTCCGTCGCCCTCTACGAAGAGGCCCGCGAGGAAGAGGCACTGGCCGCCGAGCGGCGCCAGATCGCCCAAGAGATGAGCGCGGAGCGGCGCCAGATCGCCGCGGAGTGGGTGGAGCGGATCCGCCGGATCTGCACCATCACCGTGCGCGTGCTGGCGGTGGAGATGTGGGAGACCGGCAACGGCTACTCCCTCGACCTCGAACCGCAGGGCGGCACCACCTACGACCGCATCGCCCAGCACTCCGCGGCCCTGTCCGCCGACGCGAAGCTGCCGCACGGCTGCACCGCCGCGGTCGGCCCCGGCGCCCACCAGGGCCGGGCCATCGTGGACGTCACCACCCGCAACGTCCTCGCCGAGGCGCGCACCTACCCGGAGGATTACACGCCGCTGTCGATCCTGACCGGCATCCCCTGGGGATTCCGCACCAACGGCGATGACGTGCTCGCCTACCTGCGCGAGCAGTGCGCGCTGGTCGTCGGGCCGACCGGATCGGGCAAGACGAACATGCTCCACACGATCCTCGCCGGACTCGCCCGCGCCGAAGACGTCCTCACCTGGGTGATCGACCTGAACGCCGGATCGGCCGGTCTGCCCTGGGTACGCCCCGCCCTCGCAGGCGAGCTGAAACAAGGCGACGGCAATCCGGTGCGGCCCGGCGTGGACTGGCTCGCCGGTACGTACGAGGAGGCGCTGAAGCTGCTCGATGCGGCGATCGCCATCGGCCTGGCCCGCAAGCGCGGCTACCAGGAGCTGATGGCCAAGCACGACACCGACCTGTTGCCGGTGAGCGCGAAGATTCCGCAGATCATGCTGGTCATCGACGAGGGCGCGGAGATCCTGGTGTCCACCGATCGGCGGATGAAGGAACTCGCCAAGCGCATCTTGGAGTTCATCCGCATGCACCGCTCCATGGGCGGACGCACGATCATCACCGCCCTCGGAGCGACCGGCAGCGTGCTGGGCAATTTGATGATCCGCCGCGAGGCAAAGGTGAGGGTCGCCCTGACCGGTGGCGAGACCGAGGGCATGGACCTGTCGAAGATGTTCCCCGGCCGCCGTGGGCTGCGGGTGGATCAGGCGCCGTTCAAGGGCGCCGGGTTCATGGGCACCCCCGAATCCCCCGGGGCGCTGTTCAAGGCCTGGCGGATCAAGCCGTCCCAGATCCGCGACATCACCATCGCCACCAGCGACCGGCGTCCGCGTCTGGACGCGGTGTCGGTGAACGCGGCCGGTGCGGACTACGCGCGGCGGTGGGACGCGGAGCGGACCACGTGGATGCGCGACCTCACCCCGGAAGCGACCGGCACCGAGCAGTCCGCGCCCGGTGCCGGGGGAGGGTTGAACCTGTCCGCCCACCGCACCGACCGCGCCGGGAAGGCGGGTGGGGACGATGATCTGTTGCGCCGGTTCCGTGAGGAGATCGACGCCCAGTTCGCCACCGCCCCCGACCCGGACGCCTGGCCCGCGTCCGCGGGGTTGAACCTGTCGGCGCTGCGCAAAGAGCCAGAGCAGGACAGCCCTGCGCAGCGGGCCGCGCTCGCCGTGCTCCTCGCGGCCGGGCCGGACGGCACCGGGGCATCCGCGATCGCCCGCGCGCTCACGGACGAGTTCGGCACGACTCGGCAGACGGTCGTGGGCTGGCTCAAGACGTGGGCCGACGACGGCACCGCCGTGCGGATCGGACAGGGCACCAAAGCCCGCTACGTCCACCGCGACCACACCCCCGAACCGCCCCCGGGCGAGTAG
- a CDS encoding helix-turn-helix domain-containing protein produces MSTAIAAPVDRLLYKPEEAAEALAIGRSTVYELMAEGALQYIKLGRTRRIRRADLEAYVANLNPLPN; encoded by the coding sequence ATGAGCACCGCCATTGCTGCCCCCGTCGACCGACTGCTGTACAAGCCGGAAGAGGCTGCCGAAGCTCTCGCCATCGGCCGCTCCACCGTCTACGAGCTGATGGCCGAAGGTGCCCTGCAGTACATCAAGTTGGGTCGCACACGCCGAATTCGACGTGCTGACCTCGAAGCCTACGTAGCGAACCTCAACCCTCTGCCCAACTGA
- a CDS encoding DNA polymerase III subunit delta': protein MTVWDDLVGQERVQEQLAAAARDADVAVTAHAAGEDPPEASKMTHAWLFTGPPGSGRDTAARAFAAALQCTSPDRALGGAPGCGFCDGCHTSLVGTHADVEVVRTDLLSIGVKETRDLVRRAQLSPAVGRWQVIVLEDADRLTEGAGNVLLKAVEEPAPRTVWLLCAPSVEDVLPTIRSRCRHLTLRTPSVAAVADVLMRRDGIEPEAAAAAARATQGHIDRARRLATDERARARRAGVLKVPLRVEDIGGCLKAAQELVDSAAEDAKQLAEEVDTKEAEDLKVALGAAAGGRMPRGTAGAMKELEDRQKRRRTRTQRDSLDLALTDLTGFYRDVLAIQLGSGLALANDDVRDSLDLVAQSSSPERTLRRIEAVLACREALDANVAPLLALEAMTVALRAG, encoded by the coding sequence ATGACCGTATGGGACGACCTGGTCGGCCAGGAGCGCGTCCAGGAGCAGTTGGCGGCGGCGGCCAGGGATGCCGACGTCGCCGTCACGGCGCACGCGGCGGGTGAAGACCCGCCCGAGGCATCCAAGATGACCCATGCCTGGCTGTTCACGGGCCCGCCGGGCTCGGGCCGTGACACCGCCGCACGTGCCTTCGCCGCGGCGCTCCAGTGCACCAGTCCGGACCGTGCGCTTGGCGGGGCGCCCGGCTGCGGGTTCTGCGACGGCTGCCACACCAGCCTGGTCGGCACGCATGCGGACGTGGAGGTGGTCCGCACCGATCTGCTCTCCATCGGTGTGAAGGAGACCAGGGATCTGGTGCGCCGCGCCCAGCTGTCGCCCGCGGTCGGCCGCTGGCAGGTCATCGTGCTGGAGGACGCCGACCGTCTCACCGAAGGCGCGGGCAACGTGCTGCTGAAGGCCGTCGAGGAGCCGGCTCCCCGCACGGTGTGGCTGCTGTGCGCACCGTCTGTGGAGGACGTGCTGCCCACGATCCGCTCCCGCTGCCGCCATCTCACGCTGCGCACCCCGTCCGTCGCGGCCGTGGCGGACGTCCTGATGCGACGGGACGGCATCGAGCCCGAGGCGGCCGCCGCCGCCGCCCGAGCCACCCAGGGGCACATCGACCGGGCGCGCCGACTCGCCACGGACGAGCGTGCCCGTGCACGCCGGGCCGGTGTCCTCAAGGTGCCGCTGCGCGTCGAGGACATCGGTGGCTGTCTCAAGGCCGCCCAGGAACTGGTGGACTCGGCGGCCGAGGACGCCAAGCAGCTCGCCGAGGAGGTCGACACCAAGGAGGCCGAAGACCTCAAGGTGGCACTGGGCGCCGCTGCGGGCGGACGTATGCCGCGCGGCACGGCAGGTGCGATGAAGGAGCTCGAGGACCGGCAGAAGCGCCGCAGGACGCGTACCCAGCGCGACAGCCTCGATCTCGCGCTCACCGATCTGACCGGCTTCTACCGCGATGTGCTCGCAATCCAACTCGGCTCCGGGCTCGCGCTCGCGAACGACGACGTGCGGGACTCGCTTGACCTGGTCGCACAGAGCTCAAGTCCGGAGCGGACCCTGCGCCGTATAGAGGCGGTCCTCGCCTGCCGTGAGGCACTCGACGCGAATGTGGCGCCGCTCCTGGCCCTCGAGGCGATGACGGTGGCCCTCCGCGCTGGTTGA
- a CDS encoding bifunctional DNA primase/polymerase produces MTQQPPSRGEHLRTALTLAASGVPAMPLREGKVPFGNCRRCADNACGGRPNMKTPGPCACPRPCHAWAAATTDPDIIGSGPWRRAWLTASAVAYHPGGAGLTVVDLDNADAIAWAREHLPPTQTVPTTRGQHWLYQGAMQSANGVRPGVDIKSTMAYARWLGPGTGTGTTTTLPDAVRALAVKERRAVRPAAATVPAPAASGECRHRTPAFLERGIAMAEQRINGASSGIHAAVYATFLAVLSTHGRCGCLTEDHTARLFAAAQAKGETPRHCADAWNNARTRLGL; encoded by the coding sequence ATGACCCAACAGCCCCCCTCACGGGGAGAACACCTGCGTACCGCATTGACCCTGGCAGCCTCCGGCGTGCCCGCCATGCCGCTACGAGAGGGGAAAGTCCCCTTCGGTAACTGCCGCCGCTGCGCGGACAACGCCTGCGGCGGTCGGCCGAACATGAAGACCCCCGGGCCATGTGCCTGCCCCCGGCCGTGCCACGCATGGGCCGCCGCAACCACCGACCCTGACATCATCGGTTCCGGCCCGTGGCGCCGGGCCTGGCTCACCGCGAGCGCGGTCGCCTACCACCCAGGCGGCGCCGGGCTCACCGTCGTCGACCTCGACAACGCCGACGCCATCGCGTGGGCCCGCGAGCACTTGCCCCCCACGCAGACCGTGCCCACCACCCGCGGTCAGCACTGGCTCTACCAGGGCGCCATGCAGTCCGCCAACGGCGTGCGACCCGGCGTCGACATCAAGTCCACAATGGCCTACGCCCGCTGGCTCGGACCCGGCACCGGCACCGGCACCACGACCACCCTGCCGGACGCCGTTCGCGCGCTGGCCGTGAAGGAGCGCCGCGCAGTCCGACCGGCAGCCGCCACTGTGCCCGCGCCAGCCGCCAGCGGTGAGTGCCGCCACCGCACGCCCGCCTTCCTGGAACGCGGCATCGCCATGGCCGAGCAGCGCATCAACGGGGCGTCCAGCGGCATCCACGCGGCCGTGTACGCCACGTTCCTGGCCGTGCTCTCCACGCACGGCCGGTGCGGCTGCCTCACCGAGGACCACACCGCGCGGCTGTTCGCCGCCGCGCAGGCCAAGGGCGAAACCCCGCGGCACTGCGCCGACGCGTGGAACAACGCCCGCACGAGGTTGGGACTGTAG
- a CDS encoding ATP-binding protein has protein sequence MSEDDKTPAREVIADYAQERFRYFRTADGTVYAQKNGHPVARPIRSQGTSGSHRQELMVGLFKDGVGVFNGTALKEALDLIEALALNETTQNVHIRVAPGFDGATWLDLGRNDGQSVRIHPTGWDIRVPDPQEVCWRRTQLTGELPLPEKNTDGKGIDLLFHLCNFVNAETECLAMAWLVGCLEPSVPVPAPFLTGPQGAGKSTAGRMLIRIIEGMSSDLRRAPKDEENLIAAVAAGWVTALDNLSHMTPDLSDAMCCIVTGAESVKRALFTDGDVFRARYRRPLLLTGIDVGVIRPDLAERLLPLRLERPKVRRTEAELWTEYAQVLPVVLGSLLDLTVKVRAASAETPTDLRMADFAHLCAQLDTAMGLGALPAYRAGLDDLNDDVIEGDLLAQTVLQYAADMQPGEQQRMTSAEWLHLLTRLYSGEDCRPLPKGWPTTGKVLSDRLKRLQPTLAARGLNVDWGRTREARYIELTEPAPAPGPQQGAAF, from the coding sequence ATGTCCGAGGACGACAAGACCCCGGCCCGCGAAGTCATCGCCGACTACGCACAGGAGCGGTTCCGCTACTTCCGCACCGCCGACGGCACCGTCTACGCGCAGAAGAACGGCCACCCCGTCGCCCGCCCCATCCGCTCCCAGGGAACCTCCGGGAGCCACCGCCAGGAACTCATGGTCGGCCTGTTCAAAGACGGGGTCGGCGTGTTCAACGGCACCGCCCTCAAGGAGGCGCTGGACTTGATCGAAGCACTCGCACTCAACGAGACCACCCAGAACGTACACATCCGCGTCGCCCCCGGCTTCGACGGCGCGACCTGGCTGGACCTGGGCCGCAACGACGGCCAGTCGGTACGCATCCACCCCACCGGATGGGACATCCGCGTCCCCGACCCGCAGGAAGTGTGCTGGCGGCGCACCCAGCTCACCGGCGAACTGCCCCTGCCGGAGAAGAACACCGACGGCAAGGGCATCGACCTGCTGTTCCACCTGTGCAACTTCGTCAACGCCGAAACCGAATGCCTCGCGATGGCCTGGCTGGTCGGCTGCCTGGAACCCTCCGTACCCGTACCCGCCCCCTTCCTCACCGGACCACAGGGCGCGGGAAAGTCGACCGCCGGCCGGATGCTCATCCGCATCATCGAGGGCATGAGCAGCGACCTTCGCCGCGCCCCCAAGGACGAGGAAAACCTGATCGCGGCCGTCGCCGCGGGATGGGTCACCGCGCTGGACAACCTCTCCCACATGACCCCGGACCTGTCCGACGCCATGTGCTGCATCGTCACAGGCGCCGAGTCCGTCAAACGGGCCCTGTTCACCGACGGCGACGTCTTCCGCGCCCGCTACCGCCGCCCGCTCCTGCTGACCGGTATCGACGTGGGCGTCATCCGGCCCGACCTCGCCGAACGCCTCCTGCCCCTGCGCCTGGAACGGCCCAAGGTGCGGCGCACCGAAGCGGAGCTGTGGACGGAGTACGCGCAAGTCCTGCCCGTCGTACTCGGGTCGCTGCTGGACCTGACCGTCAAGGTCCGCGCCGCTTCGGCGGAGACGCCGACGGATCTACGCATGGCGGACTTCGCCCACCTGTGCGCGCAACTCGACACCGCGATGGGTCTCGGGGCCCTGCCCGCCTACCGCGCCGGACTCGACGACCTCAACGACGACGTGATCGAGGGCGACCTCCTCGCGCAGACCGTGCTGCAGTACGCGGCCGACATGCAACCCGGGGAGCAACAACGGATGACCTCCGCCGAGTGGCTGCACCTCCTCACCCGGCTCTACAGCGGCGAGGACTGCCGCCCGCTCCCCAAGGGCTGGCCGACTACCGGAAAGGTCCTCTCCGACCGCCTCAAGCGCCTTCAACCCACCCTCGCCGCCCGCGGACTGAACGTCGACTGGGGACGCACCCGCGAGGCCCGCTACATCGAACTCACCGAACCCGCCCCGGCACCCGGCCCGCAACAGGGAGCCGCGTTCTGA
- a CDS encoding alpha/beta hydrolase, with the protein MDIRQRARFRTPRIPFLACAAAVGMLLSGCSGSVLPAGTSETSGSPAAAPAADLEPYYGQRLGWRECGVPRFECATLKAPLDYADPDGQSVKLAVARVKATGPGKRIGSLLVNPGGPGGSAVDYLQGYAGIGYPAPVRARYDIVAIDPRGVGRSAPVECLDDKQMDAYTQTDQTPDDQTEITTLRTQYESFAAGCQKKSAAVLPHVSTVETARDMDMLRAVLGDEQLSYVGASYGTFLGATYAELFPKRVGRLVLDGAMDPSLSARELNRDQTAGFETAFQSFAADCVQHSDCPLGTTSAKGAAANLKAFFTKVDAKPLPTGDSRQLTESLATTGVIAAMYDEAAWPQLRAALRQATNGDGAGLLALADSYYERDPDGSYANLMYANAAVNCLDSPPAFASPSDVSAAVADFETASPVFGEGFAWASLNCAYWPIQASGSPHPIDAEGAAPILVVGTTRDPATPYKWAKALASQLSSGKLLTYDGDGHTAYGRGSDCVDTAVNTYLLEGTPPPANKRCR; encoded by the coding sequence ATGGACATCAGGCAGCGCGCCCGCTTCCGCACCCCCCGCATCCCCTTCCTCGCTTGCGCCGCGGCGGTAGGGATGCTGCTCTCGGGCTGCAGTGGCAGCGTCCTCCCCGCAGGGACATCCGAGACGTCCGGGAGTCCGGCGGCGGCCCCGGCAGCCGATCTTGAGCCGTACTACGGGCAGCGGCTCGGCTGGCGGGAGTGCGGTGTCCCGCGTTTTGAGTGCGCCACGCTGAAGGCCCCACTGGACTACGCCGACCCGGACGGGCAGTCCGTCAAGCTCGCCGTGGCCCGGGTGAAGGCCACAGGGCCGGGTAAGCGGATCGGATCGCTGCTGGTCAACCCGGGTGGGCCAGGCGGATCGGCTGTCGACTACCTCCAGGGGTACGCCGGCATCGGCTACCCGGCACCGGTGCGCGCCCGCTACGACATCGTGGCCATCGACCCGCGCGGTGTCGGCCGCAGCGCACCTGTCGAGTGCCTCGACGACAAGCAGATGGACGCCTACACACAGACCGACCAGACCCCTGACGACCAGACCGAGATCACCACCCTGCGCACTCAGTACGAGAGCTTCGCGGCCGGCTGCCAGAAGAAGAGCGCGGCAGTCCTGCCGCATGTCTCCACCGTCGAGACGGCACGTGACATGGACATGCTGCGCGCCGTGCTCGGCGACGAGCAGCTGTCCTATGTCGGCGCCTCATACGGCACGTTTCTCGGTGCCACCTACGCCGAGCTCTTCCCGAAGCGGGTCGGCCGGCTCGTCCTGGACGGAGCGATGGATCCCTCGCTCTCCGCCCGCGAGCTGAACCGCGACCAGACCGCGGGCTTCGAGACCGCCTTCCAGTCCTTTGCCGCGGACTGCGTGCAGCACTCCGACTGTCCCCTCGGCACCACATCCGCCAAGGGCGCCGCAGCCAACCTCAAGGCCTTCTTCACCAAGGTCGACGCCAAGCCGCTGCCGACCGGCGACAGCCGCCAACTCACGGAGTCCCTGGCCACCACCGGCGTGATCGCCGCCATGTACGACGAAGCCGCCTGGCCCCAGCTCCGCGCCGCCCTCCGTCAGGCGACCAACGGCGACGGGGCGGGCCTGCTGGCCCTGGCCGACTCCTACTACGAACGCGATCCCGACGGCAGCTACGCCAACCTGATGTATGCCAACGCCGCCGTGAACTGCCTCGACTCGCCACCCGCGTTCGCTTCACCGTCCGACGTCTCGGCAGCGGTCGCCGACTTCGAGACCGCCTCCCCGGTCTTCGGCGAGGGCTTCGCCTGGGCATCCCTGAACTGCGCCTACTGGCCCATCCAGGCCAGCGGCAGCCCCCACCCCATCGACGCCGAGGGTGCCGCCCCCATCCTGGTCGTCGGCACCACCCGGGACCCCGCCACCCCCTACAAATGGGCCAAGGCCCTCGCGAGCCAGCTCTCCTCCGGAAAGCTCCTCACCTATGACGGCGACGGCCACACCGCCTACGGCCGTGGCAGCGACTGCGTCGACACCGCCGTCAACACCTACCTCCTGGAGGGAACCCCGCCTCCTGCGAACAAGCGCTGCCGGTGA
- a CDS encoding tyrosine-type recombinase/integrase produces MSPRKPNNESSIYFGADGWWHGRVTMGVKNDGSPDRRHRRAKSEPEIKCKVKELERQRDEGRATKAGRAPTVAKWMETYLTDVASLKLKPRSLDDYWSKTRNDIIPGIGQHRIDKLQPEHLERMYRAMLDAGHAPSHVVKVHRILSRALKIAHRRRMVSENVATLVDPPSVDETEANPFTQEEAKAFLEAAAKRPTFMRWIVGVGMGFRQGETLGLRWPYVDLKAELFRPEWQLQRLTWRHGCNAPHACGARLHRFDPCPPNCTAHKGYKRGCPKPCAKNCTRHASACPERKGGGLAFTRPKTKKSRNAVPIPPVFIPLLADHKARQEAMRTAAGVLWEEHQVVFSRPDGRPIDPRQDYEEFKELLAEAGIDDRRLYDGSRHTAGTILNELGVDMTTIMEILRHTQISQTRRYVKGRSHLSKDAMRRMGEFFAPTPPGPAPDPVSGPTETRTETPSTRAARSQRRRRIR; encoded by the coding sequence ATGAGTCCCCGCAAGCCCAACAACGAGTCATCCATCTACTTCGGCGCCGACGGCTGGTGGCACGGCCGCGTCACGATGGGCGTGAAGAACGATGGCAGTCCCGACCGACGCCACCGTCGTGCCAAGTCCGAGCCCGAAATCAAGTGCAAGGTCAAGGAGTTGGAACGGCAGCGTGATGAAGGTCGCGCGACCAAGGCGGGCCGCGCGCCGACCGTCGCGAAGTGGATGGAGACCTACCTCACCGACGTCGCGAGCCTGAAGCTCAAGCCGCGCTCGCTCGATGACTACTGGTCGAAGACGCGCAACGACATCATCCCAGGCATCGGACAACACCGGATCGACAAGTTGCAGCCGGAGCATTTGGAGCGGATGTACCGCGCCATGCTGGACGCCGGCCACGCCCCCTCGCACGTCGTGAAGGTGCACCGCATCCTGTCCCGCGCGCTGAAGATTGCGCACCGCCGCCGTATGGTCAGTGAGAACGTCGCCACGCTCGTAGACCCGCCGAGCGTCGACGAGACCGAGGCGAACCCGTTCACCCAGGAAGAGGCCAAAGCCTTCCTCGAAGCCGCCGCGAAGCGCCCCACCTTCATGCGCTGGATCGTCGGTGTCGGCATGGGTTTCCGACAGGGCGAGACGCTCGGTCTGCGCTGGCCGTACGTCGACCTGAAAGCGGAGCTGTTCCGCCCCGAGTGGCAACTACAGCGCCTCACGTGGCGGCACGGCTGCAACGCTCCGCACGCGTGCGGGGCACGTCTCCACCGCTTCGATCCGTGCCCGCCAAACTGCACCGCGCACAAGGGCTATAAGCGTGGCTGCCCGAAGCCTTGCGCCAAGAACTGCACACGGCATGCGAGCGCCTGCCCGGAGCGCAAAGGCGGCGGTCTCGCTTTCACCCGCCCCAAGACCAAGAAGAGCCGGAACGCTGTCCCGATCCCGCCCGTCTTCATCCCGCTTCTGGCCGACCACAAGGCCCGGCAGGAGGCGATGCGGACCGCGGCCGGAGTGCTGTGGGAGGAACACCAGGTCGTGTTCTCGCGGCCGGACGGGCGCCCGATCGACCCCCGGCAGGACTACGAGGAGTTCAAGGAGCTGCTCGCCGAAGCCGGTATTGACGACCGCCGCCTGTACGACGGAAGCCGCCACACAGCGGGGACGATCCTGAACGAACTGGGGGTCGACATGACCACCATCATGGAGATTCTGCGGCACACCCAGATCAGCCAGACCCGCCGCTACGTGAAAGGGCGATCACACCTGTCGAAGGACGCGATGCGGCGGATGGGCGAGTTCTTCGCCCCCACTCCCCCGGGCCCCGCCCCGGATCCGGTTTCCGGCCCCACTGAGACCAGAACTGAGACCCCCAGCACCCGCGCGGCTCGCTCCCAACGCCGTCGCCGCATCCGCTGA